aagtgcttgctctgaggtcaggctctgggtctctgtaaagtgctttgagacaattttgattgtggaaggcgctatataaataaaattgaattgaattgaattgaattttagCCTCACCCCTTAAAAAACAGTGTCTAGCGACTAGCGACAACAGTAAAATGATGTTTACACGTTAATGATCTTATATTGTCAGTCACGGGACATTTTTCTGCACAAGTAGGCCTAGTTTTaattttgatactttaagtaccTTTTGATTGTAGTACCTCTGTAGGTTTTTTTGGATTATATGGCAATACTTTTACTTCTAATTAAGTATTTTTACATCAGTGTCTTTTAACTTAAGTGAAGGTTCTGaattcttcttccaccactgaaatGTAATTAACTCACCATGCAGTTTAAATTTATTAAAATCATTATATAATCTGGCACCATTTACAGTTGATCTAAacctaaaatgtcaaaaaagtcTTTCATTCATTGCACAGCAGGTGAAATGTTTCTACAGGTAAGGAAATAATGTGTTCGTTAATGAAGGAATAATGAATATTTAGGTTTAACTGGAGTGTGGAGTCCAGAAATCTGGACCAAGATCCAAAATGGAGGTAAAAGAGCTTATTAGCTGTCTTGTACTGTagagttttctttctttctttttttttttttaagcaatgAAACCGTTTGGCAGCACTGAACTACACCACCCATCATGCAATCCGCGGCGGTACGCGTTCACTTCCGGGGCGCGGGGTTAAAATCtggaatgttgtgtttttgaagtTTTCCACGGCCGTAGCCGGATTGTGGGAACAAGTCTTCGCACATAACTGttaactataactataactgCTAGTGGTAACTACAAATGGACGCCTTGCACAGACACCGCTCACTTTATAAAGGAACGACTCCGCCATGGAAAGAAACTTACCGCAAGGTGAGACATAGAACATAATGTGTTAGTCAGCTAGCTAGCATGTCGGGACGACGCTAGTACTTGTTCGGGCTTTACACTGTGCTGTTCTCTGTTCATGTTCTCTGTTCATGTGCATTGACCAGCGCTGTGTAGACAGACTGAAGAACAGCCGGTCGAGGCTGTTGGAGAGATACCGTCAGATGGGAGAGAGCCAGCAGCTTAGGGGCTCCGGGGCCTCCATCATCGTCcaggaggtgatggaggaggagtggaCCGCCCTGCAGTCAGAGGACCGGAGACTGCCCTCCCTGTGGGGGCCAGAGGGCATGGCAGAGGTCGGTtggtctctctctcagtctgtccctTGAAAAATCACTGTATATCTCGCCTCCTAGGTGACTTTCTGTGTTACTTTCAGCTCTGTCAGATGTCAGGGCCACGAGGGAGCTTTGCCTCCATGTTGCACAGCATCTTTAATAAAAAAACTCGGCACAAATATTCCAAATAGGTTTGTCTTTACATGAAATCACGAAGTCACGAACTCAACTCAGAAATGAATGgttgactgagagaaaaagactTGACATGCCATCATTTATAGTTGTCTCACACAGCTGAACCACTACTACCTTTATATTTTCAAACCACAACTACCTGTTTTAGAGTTTTGTAACCAGCTGGAggtcctcttccttttcttttaaacagaTGTTCAGTGTCATGAAAGAATATGATGAACTGGCAGTCCTCGAAGAAATCCAACAGGAGCTCATGTCTCAAGGTAATGTTTATATAAACTAAATCatcctgttgttttctgtccAAACTTCTGACTGTATTAAGACGAATGTTTGGTGAAATAAACCTGTATATATACAGTGTTCATTTCTGCAGATGCAATGTGTGAGCTGGTTGATTTGCTAAAGTGTGTTTTTCGTTCTGCTTCAGAAATGTCTATTATTGATGAGTATGAGAAGAACCTGGAGTTTGAACAGCAGTACATAACATCTGTGGTGGAAGGGATGGAAGAAACGCATATTATATGCCCCATATGTCACACGTGAGTCAAAGAATTGCCTGGTATAACAAAGGTCAATCGTTTCTCTTTCTTATATCTACATTAACTAACTACTAAATCATTTCTACGTTTCcacagttttaaaaccagtggtcgccagagcagctgaaaatacAGACCTATAAAAATTCTTAAACATATCAAGTTATGACATAAGTGGAAGAGGCAACCATACAGTGCTGGACTAAATTCTAAAGTTGCATTAATGACAATTTTTTATAGCTCAATTTTAAAATACTTCTTGTGTCTTGTAGGAACAACTTGAATATCAACAGCTATTTCATCTCCTGCCCCTGTGGACTGTATATCAACACTAAGGTTTGTTAAACTCTATCCTATTAAAATAtcatgtttttatattgcagaatctgtcatttccatttaaaaatcatAGTAATGGCATCATATTGCTTCTGCCAAAGCTGTGAGaaagctgttttcctttttgtttgtttttttaatcccagTATGTGAATCTTAGTGCCTAGTTGCAGCAGTTTGCATCAAAAATTGCTGCCCCTTCTAGGAGTCATAACttggagaaacacacagatatgacacacacatttttttttgtttgtttcagtgtgacTTGTGCTTTTGAGAGATATCATCATGTTCACTGCAAATAAACATCCATGAATCCTCTTGgaaatcaattttaaaaagcGCCTGATAAATTAATAACTTGCTCCAGAATCattatgtttttaagttttcttctatCAAAGTAAGTGATTGACAGTGAAGAAAGAGACaactgggcaaaaaaaaagtccaggaTTCAGTAAAGTGAGGACGTAATGGCTTCAGCTAAACTGCTCCAATCTTGTTCCCCTTAATTGTAGAAACAGAACATTACCCCCGACGTCCTGTGCCGTCTTCTGGAGTCCAGGTTGTCAGAGCACACGGAGGACTGTCTCCACAACCCTGTTTTCTCAGTAGTtccaaacacagacagctctGCAAACCTGATGCTAAGCTGCAAGGTACGGCACAGTCACTACCAGGTCACCTAAGGACTTTATGCAGAACTGAATTtggaattaaaaatgaaaatggtcatCCTCATGCTCTGTGTCTTTGATGCTTAGTCCTGtggtattttttattattgtttttgacAATAAAGAAATGTACTGATCCGCATACATGTTCTCAGCTATTTGACTGAATCCTAAAGGGAAGCTAATCTGCATGCCCCCCAGTAATGGGCatgcagattaattttcagtTGTAGTGCTATAATACTGGTATTAACACATCTCCTAGCTTTCTTTGCCATCacatatttattgttttctctgctttcagGTTTGCGACTACTGGTCCATCGTCCTGTGACATCGTCCTCTCTTGAGTGATTGATTTGTGAGATTTTGAGTTTTCTTGTGCTCTGTATATTTTGTGAAATAAAGgctattttttatatttaatttgtgGATGCTGTTCTTTCTGGGACAGTATGCTGCTACCATTCATATGTAAGCTATGatagatagttttttttttccctcattgaaactaaatcaaaataataaaattacttAAACAAAACCTCCATTGGAGAAATGGCTGAAACTGAACTTTATTTGACTCTTCTCTAATGATATACAGTGTCATTACAGGATTCCCCATCTCTTTTTATTGCATGGCACAGTGCAGGGAGATAAAATGAGccaacaaaatgtatttattggatataattttaaattaaacttaaacTGGTTTGGTGCAACTTAAATAATCTCTTGGGCTGcacatttcacagaaataaCGGgaaagcatttatttgcagcCACAAAATCTGTTCAGTTGAATAAACATCCAAACTCTGATTTTGTGGAATGGACACAAAAGCAcatattttgtgtttatatttatgtttctttGCATGTAAAAACCATATAATGCCAAAAACATCTCCATTAATACAGAAAGATTTGGAAATAAAACCTGACAATGTCAGACTAATTAAATTTAGGAAAAGCCATTTCTAGCCATAAAGCACTGACCGCTCAGTTTTCATAAACTGTTGGCAACAAATCATATACCATCATTACTGAAACGGACAATAAAGGTTACAATGTCGATAAACAGTAATTCGCCTTagaaattattttcaaatgtgtttaGGATGGTTTTAGGAGCGGCAGCACTTGCATTCAGGCCAAACTCGGTACCACCTGTAGGGGGAGGCGTTGTTCAGACCATGTGAACGACCTGACCGGAAAACAACCGGGCAGAGTGGAGCGGAGGCAGGCAGAGGAAAGATGGCAGCCGCGGCAGTGGCTGAGTTTCAGAGAGCACAGTCTCTTCTTGGAACAGACCGGAATGCCTCTATCGATATCTTACATTCAATAGGTAAATATAATCTACACAGTATCGCCCTAGAGAGAAAACTAGTTTTTCGCTCAGACACTGATGCTGTACATCTCACGTACATCAAACGTGGAGCAGTGCAGTTAGCCACCTTAGCTGTTAGCTAGGTAgcagctaagctaagctaagttagctaGCCCAGTGTTGGccgtttcttttttctccttgcTTGCACAGTGAGTCAGCAGCAGCGGGCTAGCCGGCTAGCAGCATACCGGCTAGCTTGTCAGTTAGCCTAAAGCTAGCTTCCCAGCCTCATTCATTTAACAGTAACTTCGTTGACAGCTGGCTAGTTAACGTTAGCATGCATCCAGCGTTGTTAGCAGCTAGTCCTCGTCATGTCAGAAGTCAGGCCAACAAGGAAATTAATGTGAAATTGAGTTGGCTCTTATACGTCACCTTGTTGGACGCAGCAGTTAGCATATGCTTATATACCATTTGACACGTGTTGTTATTAAAGCCGAAATACGTAGCTTCATTATCGTTTATTGTTTAATTTGACAGTTTCGATATTTCACAGCTTCGCTAGCCACTTGGCTGATTGCCATCCCACCTAGCCTATCGACGATATAACTTGTCTTAATGCTAGTCTCCAAAGACAACAGGAAAGAGTGTAACATCagcattttcacagtttgtACATCGCGGTGATTCATGTCAGCACGGATCAGATTACATcaccagcgtgtgtgtgtgtgtttgttgtagtgAAGCGGGACATCCAGGAGAGTGATGAGGAGGCGGTGCGTGTTAAAGAGCAGAGCATCCTTGAGCTGGGTGGGCTGCTGGCCAAGACGGGACAGGCTGCAGGTAACCAAAACGTGACGTTCATATTTCAAGTTACACAAACATTTATGGTATACTGTCCATATAGATGTTTATGGATCCAAACGAAATTCCAGCTTTCATACCCCAGTCAAGCCACATGAGTAAGCCTCCTGGCTCGAAGTCTGTCTTGTAGAGGTTTTGACACTTACTTTGTTCTAGTTgcattgtttttctaatggtcATAATTTGGTGAAAAGAAAGATTTTGACACAATTGTTGTTATGTGGGGATGTCTCTTCAAACTGGGGAAAATTGTGTCTAATATCAGTTGTCACTCGATTTGATATTGTTGTTAAAATGTCAATGTGGAGCAGCAAAGTGCCAAAAATAAGGTGTTAACAATAGAACTCATCTGCCTGTCGTGATGAAACTTCAGCACAGACAGaagctgtttttacacatgTAGATGAGAAACAGTAAAGCCTACAGCATCAAGTGTGTGAATTCCTGTATTTATACAAAATGCTATAAAGCACTTGGTAGAGTCATAGCTGTACTGAAAAACAAGGCTTAGAACAAGGAGTTAACTGAGTACTAAACTGAAGAATGCTTTTAAACTTCTTCTTGTCAGCAAACCTGctccatgtgtctgtgtttagttTTGCTTTCGCCAGTTGTTctcctgtttgtgtgaaaataatCAGAAGCTTATTAGTGTTGTTTTCATCAAGGTAATGTAAAACTCAGTTTCATacctcagcagctgcagttctgCTGTTGGTGTTTAGctggtttattttgtttagGTTTAGAATATGAACTAAGGCGGTAATTGTAGGAGGAATGAAAGTAGCTGCAAAACTATCCAAGGATTTTCTTATAAAAAATCTGCCTTTTAAATAACAAACCAAAACATTGTTCAAAGAGAGTAATAGCTGGTGATTCTTGAGTATCTTTTGGATGAAAAGTTTTTTCTTGCTTCACATTTGGGTCAGTGGAAGGGCTGTAAttcatcaaaataaatgaagCGAAAGAAGGCATGACCTTTGTCAAATTAAGTGGCAGGACAGAAGCCTGGGCTGTGTTCAGAATTACTGCCTAGTTAAAAACTTGCCTCGACCAGGACCCCAAACTTTTCCCAGAATCAGTAGACGGGCGCCTCTAAAATTCCATACTGAAATACAAAAGTGACACAGTGATGAAAAGGTTTTATTATATCAGTTAGGAAATGAGTTGggattgtattttttttttctaaattcttGCCTTCGGAGTGTTTTGCAACCGCATGCTTacttcagctgttttctgttgatgagtttttcccctcttctttctcttcctcctgtcttcGTCTCAGAGCTTGGGGGTCTGCTAAAATATGTGCGGCCCTTTCTCAATTCCATCTCCAAGGCCAAGGCAGCCCGGCTGGTCCGCTCCCTGCTTGACCTGTTCCTGGACATGGAGGCTGCCACAGGTCAGGAGGTCGAGCTCTGCCTGGAGTGCATAGAGTGGGCCAAGGCTGAGAAGAGGACCTTCCTCAGACAGGCCCTAGAGGTGAGACTTGGCTATATTTGGCTTTCCTGTTTCAAACAGTATGTTCCAACAACGTCAAAACAAAAGTTCATGAACTTTCTAGCTAATCCAGCCTCCTGGTCTGTCAGTCTTCAAATAGTGCTCACATTCATCACAGTTTAAGAACAGGCATTATTTTGTTGGTAAAATTTAAAGTATGTTAATGAATTCGATCGCTGAAATACCTCATTTACTTGGATTCTGTGGCCCTTTTTGGTCACGCCAGTAGTTTTAAAACACTCTTATAATGGAAAAATGTGTGTTAAGAGATGAACAGTGCTCAAAATCTTCTGTCTGGGTAAATCTGTGTGAACTTTCCCAGTGCAAACAAAAAAGTGTCAATACTAGTTATAGACCTGGGCTTTGAGACgcttgttttcctctgtcctcaggcTCGTctcatttcactgtattttgaCACAAAATGCTACCAGGAGGCACTACAACTCGGTGAGTGTTCAGTCtctttgagtttgttttttatttgcttgACAAAGTATTTATAAGCCAAAAGTAAGTGTGGGTGTAAAACAGAAAGAATGGATGGTGTAAACTCCTGCACCATCCTTAATAAAACTGAATGGGTCGGAGTTTTTATTTCAACTGAACTCACTCTATACATTGTCGCCCAGGCTCCCAGTTGCtgcaggagctgaagaagatggATGACAAGGCCCTGCTGGTGGAGGTTCAGCTTCTGGAGAGTAAGACGTACCACGCTCTCAGTAACCTGCCCAAGGCCCGTGCCGCCCTTACCTCTGCCAGGACGACCGCTAATGCCATCTACTGCCCACCCAAACTACAAGCAGCTTTAGACATGCAGTCAGGTACAATATATAGTTTATAAGATAATCAAAACATGATGGGTGAAGAAGGCTTCACATTATAGGTAGCCCAATATTTATGTGTGCTTGGTTGTGTTTCCAGGGATCATTcatgcagcagaggagaaagactgGAAGACGGCTTACTCCTACTTCTATGAGGCCTTTGAGGGCTACGATTCCATTGACAGCCCCCGAGCCATCACAGCCCTCAAATACATGCTGCTCTGCAAAATCATGCTCAACGCGTAAGTGGTATACGCACAGATACACGACAGCTcgcacaataaaataaattaatcattatAATAATGTTATTTCTGCAGTTAttataaaaatgataaataagatTTTCTTGGTAGAGAACCCACAATGGGCCTGTGACTTTATTCCCTCTGGGTCCAAAggtttatatgttttttttctctgtttcaggccAGAGGATGTTCAGGCTCTTGTCAGCGGCAAGCTAGCTCTCCGGTACGCTGGCAGACAGGTACCACGCTTCATTCCTAATAATTTAGTCTAATTTAAATTGAATTGACTGTCGGCCAAACCCCTCCCCCAAACAGGAATTATCCAATCAGGTTATTCAGTCAGCAAGTTTGCTATAAAAAGCCATGTTCATGATTTAGCACATCCACTGTGTCGGATTTTTCCACTGTGTTGAAGCTAATCCCGGATGCTAACAGAATttaggctaacgttagcatcTCTGTCCTGTAGCAATGTTTGATTGCTTTGTTATTGATTTGCTTGTCAGGGGACATGCAGCTTAAGGCTCAGTCTGTTAGCACAATATGATGTATGAAGCcattaagtgtgtgttttatcccttttacagtttgttttaaataagtCCATTGACAACATTAAAAGTCAGTCGGAGACATCATTTGTGACCAACTCTTGAAATGAAGTTGACAGTCGTTGGTTAGAAATGCTTTGGTCTGAAATCAGATCCCTCAGTTAAAAAAGTGAAACTTTCTAGTGTTGAATCTGCCTCTCTTATTTTGTATAGAGCACGTCTTTCCGCAGTCTCTCTTGGTAAACGGGGTTCATCCACTGCCGTGTAGCCGTAACCTTTTGttcctgttcttcctcttttcttacaGACAGACTCACTGAAATGCGTGGCACAAGCCAGCAAGAATCGGTCGCTCGCAGACTTTGAAAAGGTTTGTGTTTGGAGTTCGATGCATAACAACATCAAGAACTAAGCTGCTGTGATTTGAACGCCTCTCTGAACGTTTTAGCCCCTGTCCTTACTTGCTATTAAAATGTCCTGTTCTCACCATCTCCAAGGCACTTACAGAGTACAAGCCAGAGCTGAGGGATGACCCCATCATCAGCACCCATCTGACCAAGCTCTACGACAACCTGCTGGAGCAGAACCTCATCAGGGTCATCGAACCTTTCTCCAGGGTCCAGGTAATCCTCCTCACACCTGTCTGTGTTCAGCCACAGGTAGTTCAGACAGGTACAGAAGTGTATCCAGGATATGGGTAGTGTGCTCAGTAAATATTAGTACACTAAGAATACTTACAATATAGTTGAAGTATATGTCTTTAATCACTGTGCTGGTCCATCTTTTTTCTAACAGATAGCACACATTTCCTCCCTCATCAAACTTCCTAAGGTAAGattttgtccattttgttttgtgttttcttttcgactttcattttcatcatacTCGAGTCGCCTGTTTCCAGAAATTCCTCCgttttttacagtgaaatacCTTCAATCTGTTTGTGTCTTGCCTTGCAGGGAGATGTTGAGAGGAAATTATCACAGATGATTCTGGATAAGAAGTTTCACGGTATGCATCTACAGTTCTTTTAGTAAACAAGCACGCCGGCTTTTCTGCACATGTGAACGCTACGTGAAGGAACAGCTAAATATCTGTGTTTCCTTGTTGTAAATATTAGTGTTTTGTGGTTGTCTCCTACAGATGGATTAGATTCACACTCACGCTAGACTAACTGGATTTCAGTTAGCCTGAAAGatgaaatgaactgaactgcATGAAGCTCCTTTAATTCATATCCCACTAATATCGTCTACACACCGTCTAACCCGACAGGTATTTTGGACCAAGGAGAAGGTGTGTTGATTGTCTTTGACGAGCCAGTGGTGGACAAGACTTACGAGGCGGCCCTGGAGACCATTCAGAACATGAGCAAAGTAGTCGACTCGCTCTACAACAAAGCCAAGAAGCTAACATAAGGTCAGCCCGAACAGAACGGATAAcgctggtgtctgtgtgtgataatTCAATAAGTTACAGGTTGTAGCAACtgaagaaaaattaaaataacgGATTACATGCTGAGGTGAAAACTTATATATAACTGCTACCAATGGATCAGTAGGACGAGGACTTAGTTGTTCACTGATTCCATTGGTTTTGTTGTAACACACATGCTTACTGACAGAAAACTGGTggtgttttgatattttatcttATCATCAAACATGATCAAGACagaaaccaacaatgaattgattttACTACCAAGTATTGATTCTACATTGTGCCATACATACCAGACATACAAGTCTGCGACCACTAGTGAGGCTGcttctgttttgcatttgttttttgaatgtaatactatttttttcattgcagATGATGAAATCAGCTGAACAATATGAGTGAAAAGTTGAATCTTTAGAAAAATGTATATGGGTTTCAGAAAATCTTTTTGCTTTAATGATCTAACAATGTCCCAAAGAGCTTCCTGTGGTGTCCCTGAATGTTTGGCTTTCTCAGACTTTAAGTGTCCATGTTCAGTGGGTTTGAGGTCAGGTGACTGCGGAGGACTcgtgggttttcttttttgactgTACTTTTGCTGACTGGAATTtcatattctttttatttttcaaattcagtATCTGTGGTGAAGTTGCTTTTCAGTATCTCAGGGAATTAAGGTTGAAAAACCTTGATCTTATGATGGTGTGCTCACTTTTGGTTCTGCCTGATCGTGCTTTGGATACAACTGATCAAGTTTCTGCAAAGTGCTTGAGAGTTCGATGCACTGTCCACCTTTAGTCTGGGCCTGATAGGATGCTGGGAAAGCCCCTTTTTGCTTAGAAGAACAGTTTGacttccttctgtctgtcttcctctggcactggtctttttcctctcttttgaccagtagtgtgtgcatgtgtttgtgtctgtctgtatgtatatacatatatttatgtgtagATGTTTTCCTATTTTTGCCCAAGTTTGAGATCCAATCCAAGCAGCTTAGCTTAGCCCAAAGTGAACCAGCTTCTTGTACTGTAGACAATAAGGTGAATGTAAAATAACATCAGCCTTGTCCTTTGAAACATTTGTTAAAGTTTGGGAAAATGAATGTGACTCTCGTCACCAAAAGCTGAGCTTGTCCCTGTAAAATCTCCATGTTCACTGTTTTCAAcccgtctctgtctttcccctCAGAGAGAGCGAAACCATCTGTCCTCCTGTCCGGAGTGACGTGGGCCAGTCAGACCTCCGTCGATCGCTCACTTCACCCCGGGAGGGACGAGGGGTAGGAGGACGAGGAGATAACAAACACTCAACAATCCAGCAAGCAAATAAACCAGCTGACCAACTGAAGACAACccaacagaacaacaaactgACAGGGTGGGCACACAGCTCCTCCTAGTCCTCCCTCatccctctgctctccctccttcctgtcaCTCTCTTCCTTCCAATCTGACTGGGGTTGATCTGACACAAAGTGCTCCTCCCTATGGACAAATCCAGGCACTGCGCCCCTCTTCTCCCACCACTGGTTTCTACTTCATGTAAAACTGGACACGCCTCCCTTTCcccctttgtttttcctctgtttctctctgcactGGCCATCAGGGAATCTTgtaaaataacaataaagaaTACCTATACAGTacttatacatacatatattgtaaaaaacaaacaaacaaaaaaaaaaaaaacatgctcgGTCTGTTCTCAGAGTGTAACCTGGGGCCGTGGTGGGTTGGTCAGTCTGTCACTCACCGGATTCTACCTGCTCTGTTCAATTTGCCAACCGGCCCCCGAAAGTGAATGTTTGAATCTCTCTGATTTTCTGCCGTCGTGGCGAAGAAGTGTTAACTAAGTCACCTGAAGAATGGCTTTGAAAATTCAGGCCTGTCAGAAcaacccctcccctctcttcacATCCTTACTGTGACCTTTTGGCCCACCCCCGTCACGTGTTTCACCCTGAGTGGTCTCAC
The window above is part of the Toxotes jaculatrix isolate fToxJac2 chromosome 18, fToxJac2.pri, whole genome shotgun sequence genome. Proteins encoded here:
- the rpain gene encoding RPA-interacting protein isoform X1 encodes the protein MDALHRHRSLYKGTTPPWKETYRKRCVDRLKNSRSRLLERYRQMGESQQLRGSGASIIVQEVMEEEWTALQSEDRRLPSLWGPEGMAEMFSVMKEYDELAVLEEIQQELMSQEMSIIDEYEKNLEFEQQYITSVVEGMEETHIICPICHTNNLNINSYFISCPCGLYINTKKQNITPDVLCRLLESRLSEHTEDCLHNPVFSVVPNTDSSANLMLSCKVCDYWSIVL
- the rpain gene encoding RPA-interacting protein isoform X2 — protein: MERNLPQDRLKNSRSRLLERYRQMGESQQLRGSGASIIVQEVMEEEWTALQSEDRRLPSLWGPEGMAEMFSVMKEYDELAVLEEIQQELMSQEMSIIDEYEKNLEFEQQYITSVVEGMEETHIICPICHTNNLNINSYFISCPCGLYINTKKQNITPDVLCRLLESRLSEHTEDCLHNPVFSVVPNTDSSANLMLSCKVCDYWSIVL
- the LOC121198737 gene encoding 26S proteasome non-ATPase regulatory subunit 11A, whose product is MAAAAVAEFQRAQSLLGTDRNASIDILHSIVKRDIQESDEEAVRVKEQSILELGGLLAKTGQAAELGGLLKYVRPFLNSISKAKAARLVRSLLDLFLDMEAATGQEVELCLECIEWAKAEKRTFLRQALEARLISLYFDTKCYQEALQLGSQLLQELKKMDDKALLVEVQLLESKTYHALSNLPKARAALTSARTTANAIYCPPKLQAALDMQSGIIHAAEEKDWKTAYSYFYEAFEGYDSIDSPRAITALKYMLLCKIMLNAPEDVQALVSGKLALRYAGRQTDSLKCVAQASKNRSLADFEKALTEYKPELRDDPIISTHLTKLYDNLLEQNLIRVIEPFSRVQIAHISSLIKLPKGDVERKLSQMILDKKFHGILDQGEGVLIVFDEPVVDKTYEAALETIQNMSKVVDSLYNKAKKLT